One Bacteroidota bacterium genomic window, CCATAATCCTTACCTGCTTTAACAAGATTCAATTCATCACCACCCCGCGGCCCAAACTCTGCTTCCCATAATTCACCGGTTACAGGGTTTATATCAAGACTTTGGGGATTTCTAAATCCATATGCGTAGATCTCAGGCATTGCATCTTTTTGTTTGGCAAAAGGATTTCCAGGAGCTGGTTTCCCCTCTTTTGTAATTTTAAAAACTTTGCCTTGGCCAGCACTTAACAATTGTGCTTTTGCACGACCTTCCAATATTGAACGTTCGCCGGCACTAACAAACAGGTTTCCATCTTTATCAAATACCAGGCGAGAACCATAATGCATGGTACTGTTGAGAGCAGGTGAGGCACGGAATATAACAACAGGGTTATCCACTTTTGATGTGGCTTCATTCAGTTGTCCTTTTGCAACAGCCGTCAGGTTTCCTGGTTCATATTTTTCAGAAAAAGACCAATAGATAGTTTTGTTCTTTGAAAAATTAGGATCAAATGCAACATCAAGCATACCCCCCTGACTACGGTCATCTACAGCAGGAAAGCCTGTTATCTTTTTTATGAAAGTACCCTTTGCATCATAGATCTGCATATAGCCGCTTTTATCTGTAATAAGCAACCGGCCATCTGGCATTGGCACAACCGCCCAGGGATGCCCAATTTTTTCAGCGATCTTATCAGCATTGTAAGCCGTAGCTGTTTTTACACTTGCTATTCTTGTCTGTCCGGGAAAGGCAGGTTTATAATTTGTATTGGCTTTCTTTGTCTCAACCGGGGTGTTTTTTTTTGTCGTATCCCGCATATCTGATTCACCTGAAGTAGTATTATCTGAACACCCAAATGAATAGATAGAGAGAAATAATACAGGGACTGTAAAAAAAGTTTTCAGTTGCATAGTAAATTTGTTTGACGATGAAGTGTAAATTTAATTAAGTGTTTCTAAACAGGTTTGATTATTTTGATGTATGGTTAAACAATTTTAAACCTACAAAAACCCCTAACCATGGAATGGAAAAACAAAATTGTTGTTATTACCGGTGCCAGTACTGGTATTGGCAAAGCAACAAAAGAACTGCTCCGCAACAAAGCTTGTATTGTTTATAATCTTGATAAGAGTGAGCCTGCAGAAGCCGATCCTTATTTCATTCAATGCGATGTGAGTAAAAAAGAAGATGTGAATTCAGTGATTGACAGTATCTATGATAAAGAAAAGCGGATCGATTTTCTCTTTGCTAATGCAGGTGTTCATCTTTTTGCCACACTGGAAGAAACCAGTTATGAGCAACTTGAATCAATTGTTGGTATTAATCTGCTGGGTATTTATTACATGCTAAAAAAAATAATACCAATCATGAAACAACAACAAAAAGGAAGTATTGTGCTGATGGGTTCTGACCAGGTTTTTATAGGCAAAGCCAGCAGTTCCGTTTATGGAATGACAAAAGGTGCAATTGGCCAGCTTACAAAAAGCACCGCTATTGATTATGCGCCTTATAATATTCGTGTAAACTGTATTTGCCCCGGCACTATTGATACACCACTACTTCATAAGGCCGTTGATCATTTCTCAGCGAAAACAGGGACAGCCCAGGACGAAGTATATAAATCACTGGACGGCGTACAACCGATGGGGCGAATTGGCAAACCCGAAGAAATTGCACAATCAGTCGCATTCCTTTTATCGGATGAAAGCTCATTTACCACGGGCAGTTTATTTGCAGTCGATGGGGGATATGTATGCCAGTAGATTAAAATCTCCTGTTCAATGTATAGCTAAAGTCTAGGTCGCCGACGAGTAGGTTTTCTTTTGCATCTGTAAATATCAGCACCCCGTCATCGAGTTTTAAAAGGTTAATGAACGGGGTACCCTTTTCATCATTTAATTGATAGAAAATTTTGCCAACATCTTTTGTGATTATTTTCCAGTCACCCTTTCTGCCCCCCTCCACCCGCCAGGGAGTTCCAAAGACTTTATAAGTAGTTGGCTCATTTTTTTGAGAATCACCATACAAAACGATATACCATTTTAATTTGTAACATTCCATTCCGGGAGCTATAATGCCAGGCACTCCACATGGTGTTCTTCCTTCAAAGGACATAGAGTCCTTAAGTATCACTTTAGGGGACACAATAGCTGTTTGAGCATTTGCAACAGGTGTCATATTATTTAAAGCATAGCTCCATCCACCATTACCTTTTAGCATACTGTTATCAGTATTTAAAATATGAAGCAGGTTTGTGTTTAGTATCGCCAGTTTCAAAGCTTGCCTTCCGTTTATCAGCAGGTAATTATTATGCTCCTTTTTAAATTTTCCTGATAAGGATAATTTTTCTCCGCCGTTGATAAATCCATTTGTGTTATTCTTTCCGATACCATAATTGCATTGCAGCGTATACTGGTTATCGCTGAATGTAAGGTTCCATCGTATAAAATCAATCGAGTCAGTCAAAGAAATCCCAAGAAAAGTTCTTACGAGAGGATCAGCCGGTGTGCTGGCTGTATAATTCGTATCCTTTGAACTGGCGCAGGAAACACAAAAGAAAAAACTGAATACGGTCAGAATGTTTTTCATGTATCTTGTTTTGATAAAGCTCGGTCAAATAAGCCAGCTTCATTCCAAAGCTACACCATCTGTTTCCTTTTCTTGACAAAAGGAAAGATGCCTGAGCCGGTTTCAGAAGCAATACGTATTTTTATTTGGAACTAATTATATCTAACTCGTTTATGGCAATAACTCGAAAAGAT contains:
- a CDS encoding PQQ-dependent sugar dehydrogenase; translation: MQLKTFFTVPVLFLSIYSFGCSDNTTSGESDMRDTTKKNTPVETKKANTNYKPAFPGQTRIASVKTATAYNADKIAEKIGHPWAVVPMPDGRLLITDKSGYMQIYDAKGTFIKKITGFPAVDDRSQGGMLDVAFDPNFSKNKTIYWSFSEKYEPGNLTAVAKGQLNEATSKVDNPVVIFRASPALNSTMHYGSRLVFDKDGNLFVSAGERSILEGRAKAQLLSAGQGKVFKITKEGKPAPGNPFAKQKDAMPEIYAYGFRNPQSLDINPVTGELWEAEFGPRGGDELNLVKAGKDYGWPTITYGIEYQGPAVGEGIQQKAGMEQPVYYWDPVVSPGGMSFYKGNTIPEWKNNLFIGGLSSTHIIRLVIVNNKVVGEERLLEDKKERFRDVAYMNGMLYAVTDGGNLYKISKK
- a CDS encoding SDR family oxidoreductase, whose amino-acid sequence is MEWKNKIVVITGASTGIGKATKELLRNKACIVYNLDKSEPAEADPYFIQCDVSKKEDVNSVIDSIYDKEKRIDFLFANAGVHLFATLEETSYEQLESIVGINLLGIYYMLKKIIPIMKQQQKGSIVLMGSDQVFIGKASSSVYGMTKGAIGQLTKSTAIDYAPYNIRVNCICPGTIDTPLLHKAVDHFSAKTGTAQDEVYKSLDGVQPMGRIGKPEEIAQSVAFLLSDESSFTTGSLFAVDGGYVCQ